A genomic segment from Comamonas terrigena NBRC 13299 encodes:
- a CDS encoding TolC family protein, translated as MSPRLLRLTPVVAALVLAGCASVAPDGQRSAVTAHTAGSLPAGSQLADPAPQARAAARAQVAAWLQQPVDADTAVRIALLNSPALEAQVAALGVQDAQRVQALTLPNPTLTLGRFVNAQEREIERQLSFGLVSLITLPWRARWQGWQLEQATLTTAQQVLLHAADTRRAWLRAVAAQQQLQTAQTLHEAAAAGGELARRMARVGNFSKLEQAQELRVQQEAAANLARSRLNAALEREQLARLMGLWGAQADFVLPATLPPLPAAAALRAGDDAEATALRERLDLRALRRELDTTAERNGFARVGAVFGDVGASYSRNTSTERASGHDDITRGWELELPLPLFDWGGAASAGARSALQRNAAQLRETALRARSEARSHWLRYRTAYDLAQQQQTEAVPLARFLQDEAVYRYNGMFISVWQLLAQARSTAQAVATATEAQRDFWLADVDLQLALTGTSPGTPPSPVTPSAAPAATTEAGH; from the coding sequence ATGAGCCCACGCCTGCTTCGCCTCACCCCCGTGGTCGCGGCCCTGGTGCTGGCCGGCTGCGCCAGCGTGGCGCCGGACGGCCAGCGCAGCGCCGTCACGGCCCATACGGCAGGCAGCCTGCCCGCCGGCAGCCAGTTGGCCGACCCCGCCCCCCAGGCCCGCGCTGCCGCCCGCGCGCAGGTGGCGGCCTGGCTGCAGCAACCGGTGGATGCCGACACTGCCGTGCGCATCGCCCTGCTCAACAGCCCGGCCCTGGAAGCCCAGGTGGCCGCGCTGGGTGTACAGGATGCCCAGCGCGTACAGGCGCTGACCCTGCCCAACCCCACACTCACGCTGGGGCGCTTTGTCAACGCCCAGGAACGCGAGATCGAGCGCCAGCTCAGCTTTGGTCTGGTCAGCCTGATCACCCTGCCCTGGCGTGCCCGCTGGCAGGGCTGGCAGCTGGAGCAGGCCACGCTGACCACCGCCCAGCAGGTGCTGCTGCATGCCGCCGACACGCGCCGCGCCTGGCTGCGCGCCGTGGCCGCGCAGCAGCAATTGCAGACGGCGCAGACCCTGCACGAAGCCGCTGCCGCCGGTGGCGAGCTGGCCCGGCGCATGGCGCGCGTGGGCAACTTCAGCAAGCTGGAGCAGGCCCAGGAACTGCGCGTACAGCAGGAGGCCGCCGCCAACCTGGCCCGTTCCCGCCTGAATGCCGCGCTGGAGCGCGAGCAGCTGGCCCGGCTGATGGGCCTGTGGGGCGCGCAAGCGGACTTTGTGCTGCCGGCCACCCTGCCGCCGCTACCCGCCGCCGCCGCACTGCGCGCCGGCGACGATGCCGAAGCCACGGCCCTGCGCGAGCGCCTGGACCTGCGTGCCCTGCGCCGCGAGCTGGACACCACGGCCGAACGCAACGGCTTTGCCCGCGTAGGGGCGGTGTTCGGTGATGTCGGCGCCAGCTACAGCCGCAACACCAGCACCGAACGCGCCAGCGGCCATGACGACATCACGCGCGGCTGGGAGCTGGAGCTGCCGCTGCCGCTGTTCGACTGGGGCGGCGCTGCCAGCGCAGGCGCCCGCTCCGCCCTGCAGCGCAATGCCGCCCAGCTGCGCGAGACCGCGCTGCGCGCCCGCAGTGAGGCCCGCAGCCACTGGCTGCGCTACCGCACGGCCTATGACCTGGCCCAGCAGCAGCAGACCGAAGCCGTGCCGCTGGCGCGCTTTCTGCAGGACGAAGCGGTGTACCGCTACAACGGCATGTTCATCAGCGTCTGGCAGCTGCTGGCCCAGGCCCGCAGCACCGCCCAGGCGGTGGCCACCGCCACCGAGGCCCAGCGCGACTTCTGGCTGGCCGACGTGGACCTGCAGCTGGCGCTGACGGGCACCTCGCCCGGCACACCGCCTTCCCCCGTCACCCCCAGCGCAGCGCCTGCTGCCACCACCGAGGCAGGCCACTGA
- the hemP gene encoding hemin uptake protein HemP yields the protein MLTQPALRTTSSSTSILPVAASPAHMQLDSAELLQGQKAVTIVHNGSTYRLQATKLGKLILTK from the coding sequence ATGCTCACCCAGCCCGCTCTGCGCACCACCTCTTCCTCCACCTCCATCCTGCCCGTGGCCGCGTCCCCGGCCCATATGCAGCTGGACAGCGCCGAACTGCTGCAAGGCCAGAAGGCCGTCACCATTGTGCACAACGGCTCTACCTACCGCCTGCAGGCCACCAAGCTGGGCAAGCTGATCCTGACCAAGTAA
- a CDS encoding cupredoxin domain-containing protein — protein sequence MKTFPCMAALVLAASAAAGAFPAWAHGTDAHAAPDASRPTLSPEQKDWGLAGDGQHARRTITLTMTDDMRFTPDHFQVKRGETVRLRVVNQGQVMHEAVLGTRDSLDAHAQMMLKYPGMEHAEPYMAHVAPGQTEELVWNFNRAGSFDFACLIAGHYQAGMQGRFTVTE from the coding sequence ATGAAGACATTTCCCTGCATGGCGGCCCTGGTGCTGGCGGCCAGCGCGGCCGCCGGCGCCTTCCCGGCCTGGGCCCACGGCACGGACGCCCATGCGGCGCCCGATGCCAGCCGCCCCACCCTCAGCCCGGAGCAAAAAGACTGGGGCCTGGCCGGCGATGGCCAACATGCCCGGCGCACCATCACCCTGACCATGACCGATGACATGCGCTTCACCCCCGACCACTTCCAGGTGAAGCGGGGCGAAACCGTGCGCCTGCGCGTGGTCAACCAGGGCCAGGTGATGCACGAAGCGGTGCTGGGCACCCGGGACTCGCTGGACGCGCATGCCCAGATGATGCTGAAGTACCCCGGCATGGAACACGCCGAGCCCTATATGGCCCATGTGGCCCCGGGCCAGACCGAAGAGCTGGTCTGGAACTTCAACCGTGCAGGCAGCTTCGACTTTGCCTGCCTGATTGCCGGCCACTACCAGGCCGGCATGCAAGGCCGTTTCACGGTCACCGAATAA
- a CDS encoding DUF411 domain-containing protein, translating into MHTTNTRTSRRHALGLLAASGLASLAGLGALPALAAAPAKTPMEVWKDPNCGCCKDWIVLMEKAGFAVTVHDSGNSAVRAKLGLPQNLGSCHTALVGGYLVEGHVPAADVFKLLKDKPKALGITVPGMPVGSPGMDGPEYGGRKDPFDVLLVTQNLMGSGVGTRVFSSYR; encoded by the coding sequence ATGCATACCACCAACACACGCACGAGCCGCCGCCACGCCCTGGGCCTGCTGGCCGCCAGCGGTCTGGCCAGCCTGGCCGGCCTGGGCGCTTTGCCCGCGCTGGCCGCCGCACCCGCCAAAACGCCGATGGAAGTCTGGAAAGACCCGAACTGCGGCTGCTGCAAGGACTGGATCGTGCTGATGGAAAAAGCCGGCTTTGCCGTGACCGTGCACGACAGCGGCAACAGCGCCGTGCGCGCCAAGCTGGGCCTGCCGCAGAACCTGGGCTCCTGCCACACGGCCCTGGTGGGCGGCTACCTGGTCGAAGGCCATGTGCCTGCGGCCGATGTGTTCAAGCTGCTCAAGGACAAGCCCAAGGCGCTGGGCATCACCGTCCCCGGCATGCCGGTGGGCAGCCCCGGTATGGACGGCCCCGAATACGGCGGCCGCAAGGACCCGTTCGATGTGCTGCTGGTCACCCAGAATCTGATGGGCAGCGGTGTCGGCACCCGCGTCTTCTCCAGCTACCGTTGA
- a CDS encoding leucine-rich repeat-containing protein kinase family protein, with product MHTLDQLESGALAGAREVRLCNQGLTAIPPALFALADTLELLDLSGNQLSSLPAEFARFARLRVLFASHNPFTELPSVLGQLPELEMVGFRACRIAEVPPHSLPARLRWLILTDNCLTSVPDALGERPRLQKLMLSCNQLTALPASLVRCNRLELLRMASNRFTAVPEVLLQLPQLAWPALAGNPLTQASEQQLHAAAAAKALPFADLEVGALLGEGASGHIYRARNTRSGTELALKIFKAAHTSDGTPQSELAAGMAVTHHPQLLTPLAAVSGLPQGQLAMALPLLPEGMQPLAGPPSLRSCTRDVYAPGVSLSSCAAQHILAQISGAVRHLHYSGVLHGDLYAHNILWNPQTGAAMLSDLGAALLTRGLPTAQVRALQQIELRALHILRDELYAVAR from the coding sequence ATGCATACCCTGGATCAATTAGAAAGTGGCGCGCTGGCCGGAGCGCGCGAGGTGAGACTCTGCAACCAGGGTCTGACGGCCATCCCGCCGGCCCTGTTCGCCCTGGCCGATACCCTGGAGCTGCTGGACCTGTCCGGCAACCAGCTCAGTTCCCTGCCCGCCGAATTCGCGCGCTTTGCACGGTTGCGCGTGCTGTTTGCCTCCCACAACCCCTTCACCGAGCTGCCGTCCGTGCTGGGCCAGCTGCCGGAGCTGGAGATGGTGGGCTTCCGTGCCTGCCGGATTGCCGAGGTGCCGCCGCACAGCCTGCCTGCGCGCCTGCGCTGGCTGATCCTGACCGACAACTGCCTGACCAGCGTGCCCGACGCGCTGGGCGAACGCCCGCGCCTGCAGAAGCTGATGCTGTCCTGCAACCAGCTGACCGCCCTGCCCGCCAGCCTGGTGCGCTGCAACCGGCTGGAGCTGCTGCGCATGGCAAGCAACCGCTTCACCGCCGTGCCCGAGGTGCTGCTGCAGCTGCCCCAGCTGGCCTGGCCGGCGCTGGCCGGCAACCCGCTGACCCAGGCCAGCGAGCAGCAGCTGCATGCCGCAGCCGCCGCCAAGGCCCTGCCCTTTGCGGATCTGGAGGTGGGTGCGCTGCTGGGCGAGGGCGCCAGCGGCCATATCTACCGCGCCCGCAACACGCGCAGCGGAACGGAGCTGGCGCTCAAGATCTTCAAGGCAGCCCACACCAGCGACGGCACGCCCCAGTCCGAGCTGGCGGCGGGCATGGCGGTGACGCACCATCCCCAGTTGCTGACCCCGCTGGCGGCCGTCAGCGGCCTCCCGCAGGGCCAGCTGGCCATGGCCTTGCCGCTGCTGCCCGAGGGCATGCAGCCGCTGGCCGGCCCGCCCAGCCTGCGCAGCTGCACGCGCGATGTCTATGCGCCCGGCGTGTCGCTGTCGTCCTGTGCGGCCCAGCACATCCTGGCGCAGATCAGCGGCGCCGTGCGCCACCTGCACTACAGCGGGGTGCTGCATGGCGATCTGTATGCGCACAACATTCTCTGGAACCCGCAGACCGGGGCCGCCATGCTCAGCGACCTGGGCGCTGCGCTGCTGACGCGGGGGCTGCCGACCGCCCAGGTGCGGGCGCTGCAGCAGATCGAGCTGCGCGCGCTGCATATCCTGCGCGACGAGCTGTACGCCGTAGCGCGCTGA
- a CDS encoding YitT family protein produces the protein MTAPRPATASVTPTIPAPPTPAVPHTLVEDAAALFTGCTLISVGIALCSGAKLLTGGMVGLAFVLHYATDLPIGQLFFALNLPFYWLAWKKMGRAFTVKTFAAVLLLSLLTDLQPHVMQLGPLHPLYAAIAGGLLLGVGMLVLFRHRGSLGGIGIAALYLQDRYGWRAGKVQMALDCLILLAACVTVEPSRVGWSIVAAITLNLALTMNHRPGRYQVV, from the coding sequence ATGACCGCGCCCCGCCCTGCCACGGCCTCCGTGACACCGACCATTCCCGCTCCACCCACCCCGGCCGTGCCCCATACGCTGGTGGAAGACGCTGCCGCCCTGTTCACCGGCTGCACGCTGATTTCCGTGGGCATTGCCCTGTGCTCGGGAGCCAAGCTGCTGACCGGCGGCATGGTGGGCCTGGCCTTTGTGCTGCACTACGCCACCGACCTGCCCATAGGCCAGCTGTTCTTTGCGCTGAACCTGCCCTTCTACTGGCTGGCGTGGAAGAAGATGGGCCGGGCCTTCACCGTCAAGACCTTTGCCGCCGTGCTGCTGCTGTCGCTGCTGACCGATCTGCAGCCCCATGTGATGCAGCTGGGCCCGCTGCACCCGCTGTACGCGGCCATTGCGGGCGGCCTGCTGCTGGGCGTGGGCATGCTGGTGCTGTTCCGCCACCGGGGCAGCCTGGGCGGCATCGGCATTGCCGCGCTATACCTGCAGGACCGCTACGGCTGGCGTGCCGGCAAGGTGCAGATGGCGCTGGACTGCCTGATCCTGCTGGCCGCCTGCGTGACGGTGGAGCCCTCGCGCGTGGGATGGTCCATCGTGGCAGCCATCACGCTGAACCTGGCACTGACCATGAACCACCGCCCGGGGCGCTACCAGGTGGTGTGA
- a CDS encoding multicopper oxidase family protein gives MQRRSFFTGAATAVAAASVSRVAMAALPEPVIQASADTAEPLTPPNGRPYHPVVTLNGWTCPWRMNAGVKEFHLVAEPVVREVAPGFFVNMWGYNGQSPGPTIEVVEGDRVRIFVTNRLPEHTTVHWHGQRLPNGMDGVAGLNQPAIPPGKTFVYEFEARRPGTFMYHPHADEMVQMAMGMMGLWITHPKARHPLIAEVQRDYAFLLAAYAVEPGAATPRVNEMTDFNIWTFNSRAFPAISPLVAKQGDRVRIRVGNLTMTNHPIHLHGHEFEVTGTDGGPVPLTARWPEVTTDVAVGQMRQLELVADAPGDWSLHCHKSHHTMGAMGHGVPTMIGVDHQGLVGKIQKIVPDYMLMGERGMGDMGSMQMPLPDNTFPMMTGQGPFGNIEMGGMFTTFKVRSQLGANDYRDPGWYRHPKGTVAYEWQGAPLDAQAPRQTAPGTAPGAASVHKPESLPPAAGHAH, from the coding sequence ATGCAACGCCGATCCTTTTTCACCGGCGCCGCCACGGCCGTGGCCGCCGCTTCCGTCAGCCGCGTGGCCATGGCCGCGCTGCCCGAGCCCGTGATCCAGGCCAGCGCCGACACCGCTGAGCCGCTCACGCCCCCCAACGGCCGCCCCTACCACCCGGTGGTCACGCTCAACGGCTGGACCTGTCCCTGGCGCATGAACGCCGGGGTCAAGGAATTCCACCTGGTGGCGGAGCCCGTGGTGCGCGAGGTAGCGCCTGGCTTTTTCGTCAACATGTGGGGCTACAACGGCCAGTCGCCGGGGCCGACCATCGAGGTGGTGGAAGGCGACCGGGTGCGCATCTTCGTCACCAACCGCCTGCCCGAGCACACCACCGTCCACTGGCACGGCCAGCGCCTGCCCAACGGCATGGACGGTGTGGCCGGCCTGAACCAGCCGGCCATTCCACCCGGCAAGACGTTTGTCTACGAGTTCGAGGCGCGCCGCCCCGGCACCTTCATGTACCACCCGCATGCGGATGAAATGGTGCAGATGGCCATGGGCATGATGGGCCTGTGGATCACCCACCCCAAGGCCCGGCATCCGCTGATTGCCGAGGTGCAGCGCGACTACGCCTTTTTGCTGGCCGCCTACGCGGTGGAGCCCGGCGCCGCCACGCCCCGGGTCAACGAGATGACGGATTTCAATATCTGGACCTTCAACAGCCGTGCCTTCCCGGCGATCAGCCCGCTGGTGGCCAAACAGGGGGACCGGGTGCGCATCCGCGTGGGCAATCTGACCATGACCAACCACCCCATCCACCTGCACGGCCACGAGTTCGAGGTGACCGGCACCGATGGCGGTCCTGTGCCGCTGACGGCGCGCTGGCCGGAGGTGACCACCGATGTGGCCGTGGGCCAGATGCGCCAGCTGGAGCTGGTGGCCGATGCGCCGGGCGACTGGTCGCTGCACTGCCACAAGAGCCACCACACCATGGGCGCGATGGGGCATGGCGTGCCCACCATGATCGGCGTCGACCACCAGGGTCTGGTGGGCAAGATCCAGAAGATCGTGCCCGACTACATGCTGATGGGCGAGCGCGGCATGGGCGACATGGGGTCCATGCAGATGCCGCTGCCCGACAACACCTTCCCGATGATGACGGGCCAGGGGCCGTTCGGGAACATCGAGATGGGCGGCATGTTCACCACCTTCAAGGTGCGCAGCCAGCTGGGGGCCAACGACTACCGCGACCCGGGTTGGTACCGCCACCCCAAGGGCACGGTGGCCTATGAATGGCAGGGCGCACCACTGGATGCCCAGGCCCCGCGCCAGACCGCACCAGGCACGGCCCCGGGCGCTGCCAGCGTGCACAAACCCGAATCCCTGCCCCCGGCGGCAGGCCATGCGCATTGA
- a CDS encoding porin: protein MKKTLIACGAALACLGAAHAQSNVQLTGLVDMYVGSMKMAGSERKSVVDSGGMSTSWWGVQGTEDLGGGLKAGFMLGAFFQGDDGSKGRFPGDTYFARDANVTLSGGFGQLLLGRTSAPNFLPSVFANPFGDSFEVSPLILHENVSFYNGGVNYSTTPSDTGWSNQIRYTTPDIGGLTINVAYQFGEVATANSKKNVGVNATYRTGGLMLTGFYERAQVNNPGAGLLADGTKQNWMLGSSYDFGVVKLYGTYGQSKTKDNDNYEGKTASLGLDIPVSKAGTIKAAVAHTKMDTGAWDGKHTTTTVGYDHNLSKRTDVYGVVMNDRFTGLKSGTSLAVGIRHRF from the coding sequence ATGAAAAAAACTCTCATCGCCTGCGGTGCTGCGCTCGCATGCCTGGGCGCTGCCCACGCACAAAGCAATGTCCAACTGACCGGCTTGGTCGACATGTATGTCGGCTCCATGAAGATGGCGGGTTCGGAACGCAAGAGCGTGGTCGATTCCGGCGGCATGTCCACCTCCTGGTGGGGCGTGCAGGGCACGGAAGACCTGGGCGGCGGCCTGAAGGCCGGCTTCATGCTGGGCGCTTTCTTCCAGGGCGATGACGGCTCCAAGGGCCGCTTCCCCGGCGATACCTACTTTGCCCGCGATGCGAACGTCACCCTGTCGGGCGGCTTCGGTCAGCTGCTGCTGGGTCGTACTTCGGCCCCCAACTTCCTGCCTTCCGTGTTTGCCAACCCGTTTGGCGACTCGTTCGAAGTCTCGCCGCTGATCCTGCACGAGAACGTGTCCTTCTACAACGGCGGCGTGAACTACAGCACCACCCCGTCGGACACCGGCTGGAGCAACCAGATCCGCTACACCACGCCCGACATTGGCGGCCTGACGATCAACGTGGCCTACCAGTTCGGTGAAGTGGCCACTGCCAACAGCAAGAAGAACGTGGGCGTGAATGCCACCTACCGCACCGGCGGCCTGATGCTGACCGGCTTCTACGAGCGCGCTCAGGTCAACAACCCCGGCGCAGGCCTGCTGGCTGACGGCACCAAGCAAAACTGGATGCTGGGCAGCTCCTACGACTTCGGCGTGGTCAAGCTCTACGGCACCTACGGCCAGTCCAAGACCAAGGACAACGACAACTACGAAGGCAAGACCGCTTCGCTGGGTCTGGACATCCCCGTCTCCAAGGCTGGCACCATCAAGGCCGCCGTGGCACACACCAAGATGGACACCGGCGCCTGGGACGGCAAGCACACCACCACCACCGTGGGCTACGACCACAACCTGTCCAAGCGTACCGATGTGTACGGCGTGGTCATGAACGACCGCTTCACCGGTCTGAAGTCCGGCACCAGCCTGGCTGTGGGCATCCGCCACCGCTTCTAA
- a CDS encoding MetQ/NlpA family ABC transporter substrate-binding protein encodes MSRLFTTRRSILAAAVLAAASVGLSAPALAQDASKKQLVIGGTAGSNIDQLQYGIVPQLQKKGYKVKLVEFNDYVQPNLALADGSLDANFFQHEVYFNQFKGDRKLDLVALTQGPIAPMGVYSKQRKSLADLKEGDRVALPNDPSNLARGILLLQQAGLVKIKEGVNPLRVSELDLASNPKKIKLVPLDAAHLPRALDDTQFAIINGNFAISSGLKLTEAVLLEKVPDHYLNIVAVKTKDKDAQWAKDLAEAYRSADFKAVVDSKFAGYAKPGFLQ; translated from the coding sequence ATGTCCCGTTTGTTCACCACCCGCCGTTCCATCCTGGCCGCTGCCGTGCTGGCTGCCGCCTCGGTCGGCCTGTCGGCCCCGGCGCTGGCCCAGGACGCCAGCAAGAAGCAGCTGGTGATCGGCGGCACGGCCGGCTCCAACATCGACCAGCTGCAGTACGGCATCGTGCCCCAGCTGCAGAAGAAGGGCTACAAGGTCAAGCTGGTGGAGTTCAACGACTACGTGCAGCCCAACCTGGCCCTGGCCGATGGTTCGCTGGACGCCAACTTCTTCCAGCACGAGGTCTACTTCAACCAGTTCAAGGGTGACCGCAAGCTGGACCTGGTGGCACTGACCCAGGGCCCCATCGCCCCCATGGGCGTGTACAGCAAGCAGCGCAAGAGCCTGGCCGACCTGAAGGAAGGCGACCGCGTGGCCCTGCCCAACGACCCCAGCAACCTGGCCCGCGGCATTCTGCTGCTGCAGCAGGCCGGCCTGGTCAAGATCAAGGAAGGCGTGAACCCGCTGCGCGTGTCGGAGCTGGACCTGGCGTCCAACCCCAAGAAGATCAAGCTGGTGCCGCTGGACGCCGCCCACCTGCCGCGCGCCCTGGATGACACGCAGTTCGCCATCATCAACGGCAACTTCGCCATCTCTTCCGGCCTGAAGCTGACCGAAGCCGTGCTGCTGGAAAAAGTGCCGGACCACTACCTGAACATCGTGGCCGTGAAGACCAAGGACAAGGACGCCCAGTGGGCCAAGGACCTGGCCGAAGCCTACCGCTCGGCCGACTTCAAGGCCGTGGTCGACAGCAAGTTCGCCGGCTACGCCAAGCCAGGCTTCCTGCAGTAA
- a CDS encoding copper-binding protein, producing MFASSPSTLSLRTPALGATVLALGLAWGSAQAQGAAAPMDHSQHGAHSAAAADSPAAPQAAAAADPAAVLTPGEITRVDARGAKLTIRHGEITNLGMPAMTMVFGLKDSTQLAQFKPGDQVRFHVEDAQGQLLITHIEAAH from the coding sequence ATGTTTGCTTCTTCCCCCTCCACACTGTCCCTGCGCACCCCGGCCCTGGGCGCCACCGTGCTGGCCCTGGGCCTGGCCTGGGGCAGCGCCCAGGCCCAGGGTGCCGCCGCGCCCATGGATCACAGCCAGCATGGTGCCCACAGCGCTGCGGCGGCAGATAGCCCTGCAGCCCCGCAGGCAGCGGCTGCGGCCGACCCTGCTGCGGTGCTGACCCCCGGTGAAATCACCCGGGTCGACGCCCGCGGCGCCAAGCTCACCATCCGCCACGGCGAGATCACCAACCTGGGCATGCCGGCCATGACCATGGTGTTCGGACTGAAGGACAGTACCCAGCTGGCGCAGTTCAAGCCGGGCGACCAGGTGCGCTTTCATGTGGAGGACGCCCAGGGCCAGCTGCTGATCACCCACATCGAAGCCGCGCACTGA
- a CDS encoding MetQ/NlpA family ABC transporter substrate-binding protein, which translates to MTSRFVSRRAVLAASTLALVAALGTPALAQDAAKKKLLIGATAGSNYDLLQKGILPQLQKKGYQIKLVEFNDYVQPNLALSDGSLDANFFQHRAYFDQFTADRKLALSAIVQGPVAPMGVYSKKHKSLQGIQNGAKVALPNDPSNLARALLVLQQAGLVQVKPGVNPARISELDLAANPHKLKFLPLEAAQLPRVLEDADYVVVNGNFAISSGLKLNDAVVLEKTPDQYLNVVAVKTGNENSQWAKDLAAAYRSAEFKAVVDSQFAGYAKPAFLQ; encoded by the coding sequence ATGACCTCCCGCTTTGTTTCCCGCCGCGCCGTGCTGGCCGCTTCCACCCTGGCCCTGGTGGCCGCCCTGGGCACGCCCGCGCTGGCGCAGGACGCCGCCAAGAAGAAGCTGCTGATCGGCGCCACCGCCGGCTCCAACTACGACCTGCTGCAAAAAGGCATCCTGCCCCAGCTGCAGAAGAAGGGCTACCAGATCAAGCTGGTGGAGTTCAACGACTATGTGCAGCCCAATCTGGCGCTGAGCGACGGCTCGCTGGATGCCAACTTCTTCCAGCACCGCGCCTACTTTGACCAGTTCACCGCCGACCGCAAGCTGGCGCTGAGCGCCATCGTCCAGGGCCCCGTGGCCCCCATGGGCGTCTACAGCAAGAAACACAAGTCGCTGCAAGGCATCCAGAACGGCGCCAAGGTGGCCCTGCCCAACGACCCCAGCAACCTGGCGCGCGCGCTGCTGGTGCTGCAGCAGGCCGGTCTGGTGCAGGTCAAGCCGGGCGTGAACCCCGCCCGCATCTCGGAGCTGGACCTGGCGGCCAACCCGCACAAGCTCAAGTTCCTGCCGCTGGAAGCCGCCCAGCTGCCGCGCGTGCTGGAAGACGCCGACTACGTGGTGGTCAACGGCAACTTCGCCATCTCGTCCGGCCTGAAGCTGAACGACGCCGTGGTGCTGGAAAAGACCCCCGACCAGTACCTGAACGTGGTGGCTGTGAAGACCGGCAACGAAAACAGCCAGTGGGCCAAGGACCTGGCGGCCGCCTACCGCTCGGCCGAGTTCAAGGCCGTGGTGGACAGCCAGTTTGCCGGCTACGCCAAGCCGGCCTTCCTGCAGTAA
- a CDS encoding P1 family peptidase: MLQHPGHIARVQGISVGHHTDSRRPTGCSVVLCPQGAVGGVDVRGAAPGTRETDLLAPSNLVQQVHGITLAGGSAWGLDAASGTVRWLEAQGAGLDIGVGRIPLVPAAVLFDVMLGDMTIRPDAAAGYAACQAATRERPAEGSVGAGAGAVVGKIFGFARAMKGGIGTASFTVDGVTVGALVACNALGDVYHPTTGELLAGARTADGAALLCARDALLRGDSPQTILAGSNTTIGVVATDAQITKPQAQRLATVAHDGLARAINPVHTMSDGDTLFALGTGQSGRTLGLMTLFTLAAEAVAVATARAILLAGAVEVPGQARLPCWSDGLRPAR; encoded by the coding sequence CTGTTGCAGCATCCCGGGCACATCGCCCGGGTGCAGGGCATCAGCGTGGGACACCACACCGACTCCCGCCGCCCCACCGGCTGCTCCGTGGTGCTGTGCCCGCAGGGCGCAGTGGGCGGGGTGGATGTGCGCGGGGCTGCCCCCGGCACCCGCGAGACGGATCTGCTGGCCCCCTCCAACCTGGTGCAGCAGGTGCACGGCATCACCCTGGCGGGCGGCAGCGCCTGGGGGCTGGATGCCGCCAGCGGCACGGTGCGCTGGCTGGAAGCCCAGGGCGCCGGACTGGACATTGGCGTGGGTCGCATTCCACTGGTGCCTGCTGCCGTGCTGTTCGATGTGATGCTGGGCGACATGACCATCCGCCCCGATGCCGCGGCCGGCTACGCGGCCTGCCAGGCCGCCACCCGCGAACGCCCGGCAGAAGGCAGCGTGGGCGCTGGCGCCGGCGCCGTGGTGGGCAAGATCTTCGGCTTTGCACGGGCCATGAAAGGCGGCATCGGCACAGCCAGCTTCACCGTCGACGGCGTTACCGTGGGCGCCCTGGTGGCGTGCAATGCACTGGGTGATGTCTACCACCCGACCACCGGCGAGCTGCTGGCCGGTGCACGCACGGCCGATGGCGCCGCTCTGCTGTGCGCCCGCGATGCCCTGCTGCGCGGCGACAGCCCACAGACCATTCTGGCCGGCAGCAACACCACCATCGGCGTGGTGGCCACCGATGCCCAGATCACCAAGCCCCAGGCCCAGCGCCTGGCCACCGTGGCCCACGACGGTCTGGCCCGCGCCATCAACCCGGTGCACACCATGAGCGACGGCGACACCCTGTTTGCCCTGGGCACGGGCCAGTCCGGCCGGACCCTGGGTCTGATGACGCTGTTCACCCTGGCCGCCGAAGCCGTGGCCGTGGCCACGGCCCGTGCCATCCTGCTGGCCGGCGCGGTGGAGGTGCCCGGTCAGGCCAGGCTGCCGTGCTGGAGCGACGGGCTGCGCCCTGCACGCTAG